The proteins below are encoded in one region of Styela clava chromosome 4, kaStyClav1.hap1.2, whole genome shotgun sequence:
- the LOC120327166 gene encoding annexin A6-like isoform X2 — protein sequence MAVSMSVGHFPVGSKLLQKKWNERQLKTHQTKIASMKADIDNKNPLVHSHLRLKLKKIQLEEESNATVQNENKVLVDRISRIMRERGRLDNWNEAYKPRSLNHRYRSTVATKIQGENNLLVKRLNAIKPLYDIRKWENDFNFHEYVLQNMKSTTKDYETVPKNNSRSPQPHHSPTRQEERIKLPSVDFRNGNIKMQSPNRVMKLPKIANPKEENGLTRKSETTAATQEKFDATREAKLLHSCEDYERSTDCSILSRCFAQKRFRERMQIQDEFERLYEEDHLVDFLKERFHPSFNPIITAFLSRREAYDALTLRDALDDAPRAGGRESTLIEIICTRHDLALKAIEKEYANKYGSKLSSDITAMTSGDLKQFLLTLLSQERSSDLDVNQDLASEDAEELLKIDVEDRWRISENSGRFSTMLKTEGYAQMRAAFVEYERMSGLEVSASVTGAMENENEAHEEYWDAVLAFVKCLRNCPSFFADNMHKSLTIIKTQTSDNGKDIISTWVEKTLIRCILTRCEADLSQILRTYKKKFGITLHSDIDESCNLPYKDILLAVIKYQGNGSRKRHPHHQQNGKRVAGMLIRGPPQRQSLSRPTQVWNSSDRLNNSPLNKGQNKPTTTPKKFDENGRINTRRKMSNMATVTQARDFNAERDAEQIGNSLRIWEREGHRTVLSILCGRSNDQRQKLRSIYASKYKRDLVTDLRKTVRDNFYGELLSGWLKTKVEFDATAMHESLTHVGMQEIAMEIFCTRPNKQVKNVADAYRRLYGSTISETIKEKFREGYWKQILYALSRTERDITNAVSTGTATTSATSLYEDEISGLGGSKFIHIFTKCNFSQIKAIINAFKKVSGKDLNEFIKSSPDESNEKKKAMNAIVCCCKDPAGYFCEKLYKLIVEEQELASASRIILSRAEVDLELIKQIYNDTYGKSITEDLNSICFGDYKQFLLQLLNSQQRKSSK from the exons CTTGAGGAAGAATCTAACGCAACagtacaaaatgaaaataaggTTCTTGTCGACAGAATATCTCGGATTATGAGAGAAAGAGGAAGACTGGATAATTGGAATGAAGCATATAAACCTCGAAG TCTCAATCATCGATACCGATCTACTGTTGCCACAAAGATTCAAGGTGAAAACAACTTGCTGGTGAAGAGATTGAATGCGATCAAGCCATTATACGATATCAGAAAATGG gaaaatgatttcaattttcaCGAATACGTTTTACAAAACATGAAGTCAACGACAAAAGATTATGAAACAGTTCCAAAGAACAACAGTAGATCACCTCAACCTCATCATTCACCGACACGACAGGAAGAAAGAATAAAACTTCCTTCTGTG GATTTTCGTAACGGAAATATAAAAATGCAGTCACCGAATAGAGTTATGAAACTTCCCAAAATAGCAAATCCAAAAGAAGAAAACGGCTTAACCCGAAAG TCTGAGACAACAGCGGCTACCCAAGAAAAATTTGATGCAACAAGAGAAGCAAAATTATTACACAGCTGTGAGGATTATGAAA GAAGCACAGATTGCAGTATATTATCGCGATGTTTCGCCCAGAAAAGATTTCGTGAAAGGATGCAAATTCAGGACGAATTCGAACGTTTGTATGAAGAAGATCATCTTGTTGATTTTTTGAAGGAAAGATTTCATCCGTCTTTCAATCCCATCATCACAGCATTTCTATCAAGACGAGAAGCTTACGACGCATTGACTTTACGAGATGCGCTAGAT GATGCTCCCAGAGCTGGAGGAAGAGAATCAACACTGATTGAAATCATTTGCACAAGACATGACTTG GCATTAAAGGCGATAGAAAAAGAATATGCAAACA AATATGGATCTAAATTAAGCAGCGACATCACCGCGATGACATCCGgagatttaaaacaatttttgctAACGTTACTGTCTCAAGAACGGTCGTCAGATTTAGACGTCAATCAAGATCTTGCGTCGGAAGACGCCGAAGAATTATTGAAG aTTGATGTTGAAGATCGGTGGAGAATAAGTGAAAATTCGGGAAGATTTTCAACTATGCTGAAGACAGAAGGTTATGCTCAAATGCGGGCTGCATTTGTTGAATATGAAAGAATGTCTGGTTTGGAAGTTTCAGCTTCAGTAACTGGAGCGATGGAAAACGAAAACGAAGCACATGAAGAATATTGGGATGCCGTACTCGCGTTTG TAAAATGTCTGCGGAACTGCCCATCGTTTTTCGCTGACAACATGCACAAAAGTTTGACAATTATTAAAACGCAAACATCAGATAATGGAAAAGATATAATTTCTACTTGGGTAGAAAAAACACTAATAAG ATGTATTCTCACACGATGTGAAGCCGATCTTTCACAGATATTGCGCACATATAAAAAGAAATTCGGTATTACACTTCATTCAGATATCGATGAAAGTTGCAATTTACCTTACAAAGACATTCTTCTTGCAGTTATAAAAT ATCAAGGTAATGGTTCACGAAAACGACATCCTCATCACCAACAAAATGGCAAACGGGTAGCTGGAATGCTTATAAGAGGACCACCCCAGCGACAATCACTAAGTCGACCTACTCAAGTTTGGAATTCATCCGATAGACTCAATAACAGTCCTTTGAATAAAGGTCAAAACAAACCAACAACAACACCAAAAAAATTCGATGAAAATGGAAGAATAAATACAAGAAGAAAG ATGTCAAACATGGCAACGGTGACGCAGGCCAGGGATTTTAACGCGGAACGTGATGCCGAACAGATCGGGAACTCACTGAGAATCTGGG AGAGAGAAGGTCATCGCACTGTACTTTCAATTCTATGTGGTAGAAGTAATGATCAAAGACAAAAATTACGATCTATTTATGCTTCGAAATATAAAAGAGATCTTGTGACCGATCTCAGAAAAACTGTCAGGGATAATTTTTACGGAGAGCTGCTATCAG GTTGGTTAAAAACTAAGGTTGAGTTTGATGCAACTGCAATGCACGAATCACTCACGCATGTCGGGATGCAAGAGATTGCcatggaaatattttgcacgaGACCGAACAAG CAGGTGAAAAATGTTGCTGATGCTTATCGTCGATTATATGGATCCACTATTTCTGAAACAATCAAAGAAAAATTCAGGGAAGGATATTGGAAGCAGATTTTATATGCGCTATCGAGAACAGAACGGGATATTACAAATGCAGTATCGACTGGAACAGCAACGACAAGTGCGACTAGCTTGTATGAG GATGAAATATCAGGACTAGGCGGCTCGaagtttattcatattttcactAAATGTAATTTCTCTCAAATAAAAGCGATCATTAATGCGTTCAAGAAAGTATCCGGAAAAGATCtaaatgaatttattaaaagtagTCCTGACGAAAGTAATGAAAAGAAGAAAGCAATGAACGCTATTG tatgCTGCTGCAAAGATCCTGCTGgctatttttgtgaaaaacttTACAAACTTATCGTCGAAGAACAAGAATTAGCGTCTGCAAGTCGAATCATTTTATCAAGAGCAGAG GTTGATCTCGAACTCATCAAGCAGATTTACAACGACACATATGGGAAATCGATCACAGAAGATTTGAATTCAATTTGTTTCGGCGATTATAAACAATTTCTTTTGCAACTTCTAAATAGCCAGCAACGTAAatcatcaaaatga
- the LOC120327166 gene encoding annexin A6-like isoform X3, with protein sequence MAVSMSVGHFPVGSKLLQKKWNERQLKTHQTKIASMKADIDNKNPLVHSHLRLKLKKIQLEEESNATVQNENKVLVDRISRIMRERGRLDNWNEAYKPRSLNHRYRSTVATKIQGENNLLVKRLNAIKPLYDIRKWENDFNFHEYVLQNMKSTTKDYETVPKNNSRSPQPHHSPTRQEERIKLPSVDFRNGNIKMQSPNRVMKLPKIANPKEENGLTRKSETTAATQEKFDATREAKLLHSCEDYERSTDCSILSRCFAQKRFRERMQIQDEFERLYEEDHLVDFLKERFHPSFNPIITAFLSRREAYDALTLRDALDDAPRAGGRESTLIEIICTRHDLQALKAIEKEYANKYGSKLSSDITAMTSGDLKQFLLTLLSQERSSDLDVNQDLASEDAEELLKIDVEDRWRISENSGRFSTMLKTEGYAQMRAAFVEYERMSGLEVSASVTGAMENENEAHEEYWDAVLAFVKCLRNCPSFFADNMHKSLTIIKTQTSDNGKDIISTWVEKTLIRCILTRCEADLSQILRTYKKKFGITLHSDIDESCNLPYKDILLAVIKYQGNGSRKRHPHHQQNGKRVAGMLIRGPPQRQSLSRPTQVWNSSDRLNNSPLNKGQNKPTTTPKKFDENGRINTRRKMSNMATVTQARDFNAERDAEQIGNSLRIWEREGHRTVLSILCGRSNDQRQKLRSIYASKYKRDLVTDLRKTVRDNFYGELLSGWLKTKVEFDATAMHESLTHVGMQEIAMEIFCTRPNKVKNVADAYRRLYGSTISETIKEKFREGYWKQILYALSRTERDITNAVSTGTATTSATSLYEDEISGLGGSKFIHIFTKCNFSQIKAIINAFKKVSGKDLNEFIKSSPDESNEKKKAMNAIVCCCKDPAGYFCEKLYKLIVEEQELASASRIILSRAEVDLELIKQIYNDTYGKSITEDLNSICFGDYKQFLLQLLNSQQRKSSK encoded by the exons CTTGAGGAAGAATCTAACGCAACagtacaaaatgaaaataaggTTCTTGTCGACAGAATATCTCGGATTATGAGAGAAAGAGGAAGACTGGATAATTGGAATGAAGCATATAAACCTCGAAG TCTCAATCATCGATACCGATCTACTGTTGCCACAAAGATTCAAGGTGAAAACAACTTGCTGGTGAAGAGATTGAATGCGATCAAGCCATTATACGATATCAGAAAATGG gaaaatgatttcaattttcaCGAATACGTTTTACAAAACATGAAGTCAACGACAAAAGATTATGAAACAGTTCCAAAGAACAACAGTAGATCACCTCAACCTCATCATTCACCGACACGACAGGAAGAAAGAATAAAACTTCCTTCTGTG GATTTTCGTAACGGAAATATAAAAATGCAGTCACCGAATAGAGTTATGAAACTTCCCAAAATAGCAAATCCAAAAGAAGAAAACGGCTTAACCCGAAAG TCTGAGACAACAGCGGCTACCCAAGAAAAATTTGATGCAACAAGAGAAGCAAAATTATTACACAGCTGTGAGGATTATGAAA GAAGCACAGATTGCAGTATATTATCGCGATGTTTCGCCCAGAAAAGATTTCGTGAAAGGATGCAAATTCAGGACGAATTCGAACGTTTGTATGAAGAAGATCATCTTGTTGATTTTTTGAAGGAAAGATTTCATCCGTCTTTCAATCCCATCATCACAGCATTTCTATCAAGACGAGAAGCTTACGACGCATTGACTTTACGAGATGCGCTAGAT GATGCTCCCAGAGCTGGAGGAAGAGAATCAACACTGATTGAAATCATTTGCACAAGACATGACTTG CAGGCATTAAAGGCGATAGAAAAAGAATATGCAAACA AATATGGATCTAAATTAAGCAGCGACATCACCGCGATGACATCCGgagatttaaaacaatttttgctAACGTTACTGTCTCAAGAACGGTCGTCAGATTTAGACGTCAATCAAGATCTTGCGTCGGAAGACGCCGAAGAATTATTGAAG aTTGATGTTGAAGATCGGTGGAGAATAAGTGAAAATTCGGGAAGATTTTCAACTATGCTGAAGACAGAAGGTTATGCTCAAATGCGGGCTGCATTTGTTGAATATGAAAGAATGTCTGGTTTGGAAGTTTCAGCTTCAGTAACTGGAGCGATGGAAAACGAAAACGAAGCACATGAAGAATATTGGGATGCCGTACTCGCGTTTG TAAAATGTCTGCGGAACTGCCCATCGTTTTTCGCTGACAACATGCACAAAAGTTTGACAATTATTAAAACGCAAACATCAGATAATGGAAAAGATATAATTTCTACTTGGGTAGAAAAAACACTAATAAG ATGTATTCTCACACGATGTGAAGCCGATCTTTCACAGATATTGCGCACATATAAAAAGAAATTCGGTATTACACTTCATTCAGATATCGATGAAAGTTGCAATTTACCTTACAAAGACATTCTTCTTGCAGTTATAAAAT ATCAAGGTAATGGTTCACGAAAACGACATCCTCATCACCAACAAAATGGCAAACGGGTAGCTGGAATGCTTATAAGAGGACCACCCCAGCGACAATCACTAAGTCGACCTACTCAAGTTTGGAATTCATCCGATAGACTCAATAACAGTCCTTTGAATAAAGGTCAAAACAAACCAACAACAACACCAAAAAAATTCGATGAAAATGGAAGAATAAATACAAGAAGAAAG ATGTCAAACATGGCAACGGTGACGCAGGCCAGGGATTTTAACGCGGAACGTGATGCCGAACAGATCGGGAACTCACTGAGAATCTGGG AGAGAGAAGGTCATCGCACTGTACTTTCAATTCTATGTGGTAGAAGTAATGATCAAAGACAAAAATTACGATCTATTTATGCTTCGAAATATAAAAGAGATCTTGTGACCGATCTCAGAAAAACTGTCAGGGATAATTTTTACGGAGAGCTGCTATCAG GTTGGTTAAAAACTAAGGTTGAGTTTGATGCAACTGCAATGCACGAATCACTCACGCATGTCGGGATGCAAGAGATTGCcatggaaatattttgcacgaGACCGAACAAG GTGAAAAATGTTGCTGATGCTTATCGTCGATTATATGGATCCACTATTTCTGAAACAATCAAAGAAAAATTCAGGGAAGGATATTGGAAGCAGATTTTATATGCGCTATCGAGAACAGAACGGGATATTACAAATGCAGTATCGACTGGAACAGCAACGACAAGTGCGACTAGCTTGTATGAG GATGAAATATCAGGACTAGGCGGCTCGaagtttattcatattttcactAAATGTAATTTCTCTCAAATAAAAGCGATCATTAATGCGTTCAAGAAAGTATCCGGAAAAGATCtaaatgaatttattaaaagtagTCCTGACGAAAGTAATGAAAAGAAGAAAGCAATGAACGCTATTG tatgCTGCTGCAAAGATCCTGCTGgctatttttgtgaaaaacttTACAAACTTATCGTCGAAGAACAAGAATTAGCGTCTGCAAGTCGAATCATTTTATCAAGAGCAGAG GTTGATCTCGAACTCATCAAGCAGATTTACAACGACACATATGGGAAATCGATCACAGAAGATTTGAATTCAATTTGTTTCGGCGATTATAAACAATTTCTTTTGCAACTTCTAAATAGCCAGCAACGTAAatcatcaaaatga
- the LOC120327166 gene encoding annexin A6-like isoform X1, producing the protein MAVSMSVGHFPVGSKLLQKKWNERQLKTHQTKIASMKADIDNKNPLVHSHLRLKLKKIQLEEESNATVQNENKVLVDRISRIMRERGRLDNWNEAYKPRSLNHRYRSTVATKIQGENNLLVKRLNAIKPLYDIRKWENDFNFHEYVLQNMKSTTKDYETVPKNNSRSPQPHHSPTRQEERIKLPSVDFRNGNIKMQSPNRVMKLPKIANPKEENGLTRKSETTAATQEKFDATREAKLLHSCEDYERSTDCSILSRCFAQKRFRERMQIQDEFERLYEEDHLVDFLKERFHPSFNPIITAFLSRREAYDALTLRDALDDAPRAGGRESTLIEIICTRHDLQALKAIEKEYANKYGSKLSSDITAMTSGDLKQFLLTLLSQERSSDLDVNQDLASEDAEELLKIDVEDRWRISENSGRFSTMLKTEGYAQMRAAFVEYERMSGLEVSASVTGAMENENEAHEEYWDAVLAFVKCLRNCPSFFADNMHKSLTIIKTQTSDNGKDIISTWVEKTLIRCILTRCEADLSQILRTYKKKFGITLHSDIDESCNLPYKDILLAVIKYQGNGSRKRHPHHQQNGKRVAGMLIRGPPQRQSLSRPTQVWNSSDRLNNSPLNKGQNKPTTTPKKFDENGRINTRRKMSNMATVTQARDFNAERDAEQIGNSLRIWEREGHRTVLSILCGRSNDQRQKLRSIYASKYKRDLVTDLRKTVRDNFYGELLSGWLKTKVEFDATAMHESLTHVGMQEIAMEIFCTRPNKQVKNVADAYRRLYGSTISETIKEKFREGYWKQILYALSRTERDITNAVSTGTATTSATSLYEDEISGLGGSKFIHIFTKCNFSQIKAIINAFKKVSGKDLNEFIKSSPDESNEKKKAMNAIVCCCKDPAGYFCEKLYKLIVEEQELASASRIILSRAEVDLELIKQIYNDTYGKSITEDLNSICFGDYKQFLLQLLNSQQRKSSK; encoded by the exons CTTGAGGAAGAATCTAACGCAACagtacaaaatgaaaataaggTTCTTGTCGACAGAATATCTCGGATTATGAGAGAAAGAGGAAGACTGGATAATTGGAATGAAGCATATAAACCTCGAAG TCTCAATCATCGATACCGATCTACTGTTGCCACAAAGATTCAAGGTGAAAACAACTTGCTGGTGAAGAGATTGAATGCGATCAAGCCATTATACGATATCAGAAAATGG gaaaatgatttcaattttcaCGAATACGTTTTACAAAACATGAAGTCAACGACAAAAGATTATGAAACAGTTCCAAAGAACAACAGTAGATCACCTCAACCTCATCATTCACCGACACGACAGGAAGAAAGAATAAAACTTCCTTCTGTG GATTTTCGTAACGGAAATATAAAAATGCAGTCACCGAATAGAGTTATGAAACTTCCCAAAATAGCAAATCCAAAAGAAGAAAACGGCTTAACCCGAAAG TCTGAGACAACAGCGGCTACCCAAGAAAAATTTGATGCAACAAGAGAAGCAAAATTATTACACAGCTGTGAGGATTATGAAA GAAGCACAGATTGCAGTATATTATCGCGATGTTTCGCCCAGAAAAGATTTCGTGAAAGGATGCAAATTCAGGACGAATTCGAACGTTTGTATGAAGAAGATCATCTTGTTGATTTTTTGAAGGAAAGATTTCATCCGTCTTTCAATCCCATCATCACAGCATTTCTATCAAGACGAGAAGCTTACGACGCATTGACTTTACGAGATGCGCTAGAT GATGCTCCCAGAGCTGGAGGAAGAGAATCAACACTGATTGAAATCATTTGCACAAGACATGACTTG CAGGCATTAAAGGCGATAGAAAAAGAATATGCAAACA AATATGGATCTAAATTAAGCAGCGACATCACCGCGATGACATCCGgagatttaaaacaatttttgctAACGTTACTGTCTCAAGAACGGTCGTCAGATTTAGACGTCAATCAAGATCTTGCGTCGGAAGACGCCGAAGAATTATTGAAG aTTGATGTTGAAGATCGGTGGAGAATAAGTGAAAATTCGGGAAGATTTTCAACTATGCTGAAGACAGAAGGTTATGCTCAAATGCGGGCTGCATTTGTTGAATATGAAAGAATGTCTGGTTTGGAAGTTTCAGCTTCAGTAACTGGAGCGATGGAAAACGAAAACGAAGCACATGAAGAATATTGGGATGCCGTACTCGCGTTTG TAAAATGTCTGCGGAACTGCCCATCGTTTTTCGCTGACAACATGCACAAAAGTTTGACAATTATTAAAACGCAAACATCAGATAATGGAAAAGATATAATTTCTACTTGGGTAGAAAAAACACTAATAAG ATGTATTCTCACACGATGTGAAGCCGATCTTTCACAGATATTGCGCACATATAAAAAGAAATTCGGTATTACACTTCATTCAGATATCGATGAAAGTTGCAATTTACCTTACAAAGACATTCTTCTTGCAGTTATAAAAT ATCAAGGTAATGGTTCACGAAAACGACATCCTCATCACCAACAAAATGGCAAACGGGTAGCTGGAATGCTTATAAGAGGACCACCCCAGCGACAATCACTAAGTCGACCTACTCAAGTTTGGAATTCATCCGATAGACTCAATAACAGTCCTTTGAATAAAGGTCAAAACAAACCAACAACAACACCAAAAAAATTCGATGAAAATGGAAGAATAAATACAAGAAGAAAG ATGTCAAACATGGCAACGGTGACGCAGGCCAGGGATTTTAACGCGGAACGTGATGCCGAACAGATCGGGAACTCACTGAGAATCTGGG AGAGAGAAGGTCATCGCACTGTACTTTCAATTCTATGTGGTAGAAGTAATGATCAAAGACAAAAATTACGATCTATTTATGCTTCGAAATATAAAAGAGATCTTGTGACCGATCTCAGAAAAACTGTCAGGGATAATTTTTACGGAGAGCTGCTATCAG GTTGGTTAAAAACTAAGGTTGAGTTTGATGCAACTGCAATGCACGAATCACTCACGCATGTCGGGATGCAAGAGATTGCcatggaaatattttgcacgaGACCGAACAAG CAGGTGAAAAATGTTGCTGATGCTTATCGTCGATTATATGGATCCACTATTTCTGAAACAATCAAAGAAAAATTCAGGGAAGGATATTGGAAGCAGATTTTATATGCGCTATCGAGAACAGAACGGGATATTACAAATGCAGTATCGACTGGAACAGCAACGACAAGTGCGACTAGCTTGTATGAG GATGAAATATCAGGACTAGGCGGCTCGaagtttattcatattttcactAAATGTAATTTCTCTCAAATAAAAGCGATCATTAATGCGTTCAAGAAAGTATCCGGAAAAGATCtaaatgaatttattaaaagtagTCCTGACGAAAGTAATGAAAAGAAGAAAGCAATGAACGCTATTG tatgCTGCTGCAAAGATCCTGCTGgctatttttgtgaaaaacttTACAAACTTATCGTCGAAGAACAAGAATTAGCGTCTGCAAGTCGAATCATTTTATCAAGAGCAGAG GTTGATCTCGAACTCATCAAGCAGATTTACAACGACACATATGGGAAATCGATCACAGAAGATTTGAATTCAATTTGTTTCGGCGATTATAAACAATTTCTTTTGCAACTTCTAAATAGCCAGCAACGTAAatcatcaaaatga
- the LOC120327166 gene encoding annexin A6-like isoform X4, which produces MFRIKHIASMKADIDNKNPLVHSHLRLKLKKIQLEEESNATVQNENKVLVDRISRIMRERGRLDNWNEAYKPRSLNHRYRSTVATKIQGENNLLVKRLNAIKPLYDIRKWENDFNFHEYVLQNMKSTTKDYETVPKNNSRSPQPHHSPTRQEERIKLPSVDFRNGNIKMQSPNRVMKLPKIANPKEENGLTRKSETTAATQEKFDATREAKLLHSCEDYERSTDCSILSRCFAQKRFRERMQIQDEFERLYEEDHLVDFLKERFHPSFNPIITAFLSRREAYDALTLRDALDDAPRAGGRESTLIEIICTRHDLQALKAIEKEYANKYGSKLSSDITAMTSGDLKQFLLTLLSQERSSDLDVNQDLASEDAEELLKIDVEDRWRISENSGRFSTMLKTEGYAQMRAAFVEYERMSGLEVSASVTGAMENENEAHEEYWDAVLAFVKCLRNCPSFFADNMHKSLTIIKTQTSDNGKDIISTWVEKTLIRCILTRCEADLSQILRTYKKKFGITLHSDIDESCNLPYKDILLAVIKYQGNGSRKRHPHHQQNGKRVAGMLIRGPPQRQSLSRPTQVWNSSDRLNNSPLNKGQNKPTTTPKKFDENGRINTRRKMSNMATVTQARDFNAERDAEQIGNSLRIWEREGHRTVLSILCGRSNDQRQKLRSIYASKYKRDLVTDLRKTVRDNFYGELLSGWLKTKVEFDATAMHESLTHVGMQEIAMEIFCTRPNKQVKNVADAYRRLYGSTISETIKEKFREGYWKQILYALSRTERDITNAVSTGTATTSATSLYEDEISGLGGSKFIHIFTKCNFSQIKAIINAFKKVSGKDLNEFIKSSPDESNEKKKAMNAIVCCCKDPAGYFCEKLYKLIVEEQELASASRIILSRAEVDLELIKQIYNDTYGKSITEDLNSICFGDYKQFLLQLLNSQQRKSSK; this is translated from the exons CTTGAGGAAGAATCTAACGCAACagtacaaaatgaaaataaggTTCTTGTCGACAGAATATCTCGGATTATGAGAGAAAGAGGAAGACTGGATAATTGGAATGAAGCATATAAACCTCGAAG TCTCAATCATCGATACCGATCTACTGTTGCCACAAAGATTCAAGGTGAAAACAACTTGCTGGTGAAGAGATTGAATGCGATCAAGCCATTATACGATATCAGAAAATGG gaaaatgatttcaattttcaCGAATACGTTTTACAAAACATGAAGTCAACGACAAAAGATTATGAAACAGTTCCAAAGAACAACAGTAGATCACCTCAACCTCATCATTCACCGACACGACAGGAAGAAAGAATAAAACTTCCTTCTGTG GATTTTCGTAACGGAAATATAAAAATGCAGTCACCGAATAGAGTTATGAAACTTCCCAAAATAGCAAATCCAAAAGAAGAAAACGGCTTAACCCGAAAG TCTGAGACAACAGCGGCTACCCAAGAAAAATTTGATGCAACAAGAGAAGCAAAATTATTACACAGCTGTGAGGATTATGAAA GAAGCACAGATTGCAGTATATTATCGCGATGTTTCGCCCAGAAAAGATTTCGTGAAAGGATGCAAATTCAGGACGAATTCGAACGTTTGTATGAAGAAGATCATCTTGTTGATTTTTTGAAGGAAAGATTTCATCCGTCTTTCAATCCCATCATCACAGCATTTCTATCAAGACGAGAAGCTTACGACGCATTGACTTTACGAGATGCGCTAGAT GATGCTCCCAGAGCTGGAGGAAGAGAATCAACACTGATTGAAATCATTTGCACAAGACATGACTTG CAGGCATTAAAGGCGATAGAAAAAGAATATGCAAACA AATATGGATCTAAATTAAGCAGCGACATCACCGCGATGACATCCGgagatttaaaacaatttttgctAACGTTACTGTCTCAAGAACGGTCGTCAGATTTAGACGTCAATCAAGATCTTGCGTCGGAAGACGCCGAAGAATTATTGAAG aTTGATGTTGAAGATCGGTGGAGAATAAGTGAAAATTCGGGAAGATTTTCAACTATGCTGAAGACAGAAGGTTATGCTCAAATGCGGGCTGCATTTGTTGAATATGAAAGAATGTCTGGTTTGGAAGTTTCAGCTTCAGTAACTGGAGCGATGGAAAACGAAAACGAAGCACATGAAGAATATTGGGATGCCGTACTCGCGTTTG TAAAATGTCTGCGGAACTGCCCATCGTTTTTCGCTGACAACATGCACAAAAGTTTGACAATTATTAAAACGCAAACATCAGATAATGGAAAAGATATAATTTCTACTTGGGTAGAAAAAACACTAATAAG ATGTATTCTCACACGATGTGAAGCCGATCTTTCACAGATATTGCGCACATATAAAAAGAAATTCGGTATTACACTTCATTCAGATATCGATGAAAGTTGCAATTTACCTTACAAAGACATTCTTCTTGCAGTTATAAAAT ATCAAGGTAATGGTTCACGAAAACGACATCCTCATCACCAACAAAATGGCAAACGGGTAGCTGGAATGCTTATAAGAGGACCACCCCAGCGACAATCACTAAGTCGACCTACTCAAGTTTGGAATTCATCCGATAGACTCAATAACAGTCCTTTGAATAAAGGTCAAAACAAACCAACAACAACACCAAAAAAATTCGATGAAAATGGAAGAATAAATACAAGAAGAAAG ATGTCAAACATGGCAACGGTGACGCAGGCCAGGGATTTTAACGCGGAACGTGATGCCGAACAGATCGGGAACTCACTGAGAATCTGGG AGAGAGAAGGTCATCGCACTGTACTTTCAATTCTATGTGGTAGAAGTAATGATCAAAGACAAAAATTACGATCTATTTATGCTTCGAAATATAAAAGAGATCTTGTGACCGATCTCAGAAAAACTGTCAGGGATAATTTTTACGGAGAGCTGCTATCAG GTTGGTTAAAAACTAAGGTTGAGTTTGATGCAACTGCAATGCACGAATCACTCACGCATGTCGGGATGCAAGAGATTGCcatggaaatattttgcacgaGACCGAACAAG CAGGTGAAAAATGTTGCTGATGCTTATCGTCGATTATATGGATCCACTATTTCTGAAACAATCAAAGAAAAATTCAGGGAAGGATATTGGAAGCAGATTTTATATGCGCTATCGAGAACAGAACGGGATATTACAAATGCAGTATCGACTGGAACAGCAACGACAAGTGCGACTAGCTTGTATGAG GATGAAATATCAGGACTAGGCGGCTCGaagtttattcatattttcactAAATGTAATTTCTCTCAAATAAAAGCGATCATTAATGCGTTCAAGAAAGTATCCGGAAAAGATCtaaatgaatttattaaaagtagTCCTGACGAAAGTAATGAAAAGAAGAAAGCAATGAACGCTATTG tatgCTGCTGCAAAGATCCTGCTGgctatttttgtgaaaaacttTACAAACTTATCGTCGAAGAACAAGAATTAGCGTCTGCAAGTCGAATCATTTTATCAAGAGCAGAG GTTGATCTCGAACTCATCAAGCAGATTTACAACGACACATATGGGAAATCGATCACAGAAGATTTGAATTCAATTTGTTTCGGCGATTATAAACAATTTCTTTTGCAACTTCTAAATAGCCAGCAACGTAAatcatcaaaatga